In Gemmata obscuriglobus, a single genomic region encodes these proteins:
- a CDS encoding type II secretion system protein E, whose amino-acid sequence MLPQRPSASTYLSAGQAGPIGFTPVHFEAARKRVLTRLEERLDMGSSKRMPQSLLRQSLKQYAEQVVDQEARGFAKPDRDRLLEEVYRELFGYGPLEELFNDPGAREVMVVGPGMVIVRRDAAQWLPTSVKFRDEGHLRGTLDRIAAQAEPVGPVLASMSLFDVRLPNGFRALALIPPEVLGQPATVSFIREAAAPAPAAPPKDATATQPGLPATGSASPAAKAPAPVSTPALPRPGSITASPRPGSGLIAAPAPRPPGDPSPTMLDPLLRHRARILERLFAKFAALKVYDLSRLDVTELRKIIAAYIREYTETEKIYLSDADQGRLMLEILTSLQR is encoded by the coding sequence ATGCTGCCGCAGCGTCCGTCCGCTTCGACGTACCTTTCCGCGGGCCAAGCCGGGCCGATCGGGTTCACCCCGGTACACTTCGAGGCCGCCCGCAAGCGGGTGCTGACACGGCTCGAGGAGCGCCTGGACATGGGCTCCTCGAAGCGGATGCCGCAGTCGCTGCTGCGCCAGAGCCTGAAGCAGTACGCCGAGCAGGTCGTCGACCAGGAGGCCCGGGGGTTCGCCAAGCCCGACCGCGACCGGCTGCTCGAGGAGGTCTACCGCGAGCTGTTCGGCTACGGCCCGCTCGAGGAGCTGTTCAACGACCCGGGGGCGCGGGAGGTCATGGTGGTCGGCCCGGGCATGGTGATCGTGCGCCGCGACGCCGCGCAGTGGCTCCCGACGAGCGTGAAGTTCCGCGACGAAGGGCACCTGCGGGGCACCCTGGATCGGATCGCGGCCCAGGCCGAGCCGGTCGGCCCCGTGCTGGCGAGCATGAGCCTGTTCGACGTCCGCCTGCCGAACGGGTTCCGCGCCCTGGCCCTGATCCCGCCGGAGGTGCTGGGGCAACCCGCGACGGTGTCGTTCATACGCGAAGCCGCGGCCCCGGCGCCGGCCGCGCCCCCCAAGGACGCGACCGCCACACAGCCGGGGCTGCCGGCGACCGGCTCCGCCTCGCCCGCGGCCAAGGCCCCGGCGCCCGTCTCCACCCCGGCGCTGCCGCGCCCGGGCTCGATCACCGCGTCCCCGCGCCCCGGCAGCGGCCTGATCGCGGCGCCGGCCCCGCGCCCCCCGGGCGACCCGTCGCCGACCATGCTGGACCCGCTGCTCCGCCACCGGGCGCGCATCCTGGAACGGCTGTTCGCGAAGTTCGCGGCCCTCAAGGTGTACGACCTGTCCCGCCTCGACGTGACCGAGCTGCGGAAGATCATCGCCGCGTACATCCGCGAGTACACCGAAACCGAGAAAATCTACCTGAGCGA
- the ispE gene encoding 4-(cytidine 5'-diphospho)-2-C-methyl-D-erythritol kinase gives MTALPTSSRSADPLAFYPHFRAGADGLTLATPAKLNLFLEIVRKRPDGYHDLESLMVAVELYDTLELRAVPGGAVELRCEPDTLGSGPDNLVHKAAAALRAVAGRPDLGAHIRLTKRIPTQAGMGGGSSDAAAALVGLNEIWKLGLTREQLVAIAASIGSDVAFFLALPAAWCTGRGEITAPEPPPRRALDFVLVLPPVGVSTPAVFKRLVVPVGPVGGDRLRAAFRAGDPAAVGAALFNRLEPAAFGAEPLVGRLRTRLAELHPAPCGALMSGSGSTVFAVCRDRSHALEVAAAFRNSRPADEPESRVLIVRGVAL, from the coding sequence ATGACGGCTCTACCAACCAGCTCCCGCTCCGCGGACCCGCTCGCGTTCTACCCACACTTCCGGGCCGGGGCCGACGGGCTCACCCTCGCGACCCCGGCCAAACTCAACCTCTTTCTCGAAATCGTTCGGAAGCGGCCGGACGGGTACCACGACCTCGAGTCCCTGATGGTCGCGGTCGAGCTGTACGACACGCTCGAGCTCCGGGCCGTGCCGGGCGGTGCGGTCGAGCTGCGGTGCGAACCGGACACGCTCGGTTCCGGCCCCGACAACCTCGTCCACAAGGCGGCGGCGGCGCTGCGGGCGGTGGCCGGTCGGCCCGACCTGGGCGCCCACATCCGGTTGACGAAGCGCATCCCGACGCAGGCCGGGATGGGGGGCGGGTCGAGCGACGCGGCGGCGGCGCTGGTCGGCTTGAACGAAATCTGGAAATTGGGGCTGACACGCGAGCAACTCGTCGCTATTGCCGCGTCCATCGGTTCGGACGTGGCCTTCTTCCTGGCCCTCCCGGCCGCGTGGTGCACCGGGCGCGGGGAAATTACCGCGCCCGAGCCGCCCCCGCGGCGCGCCCTCGACTTCGTGCTGGTGCTGCCGCCCGTCGGCGTGAGCACGCCGGCGGTGTTCAAGCGGCTCGTGGTGCCGGTCGGGCCGGTGGGCGGCGACCGCCTGCGGGCGGCGTTCCGCGCCGGCGACCCGGCGGCCGTCGGGGCGGCGCTCTTTAACCGGCTGGAGCCGGCCGCGTTCGGGGCCGAGCCGCTGGTGGGGCGGCTCCGCACGCGGCTCGCGGAGCTGCACCCGGCCCCCTGCGGGGCGCTGATGTCGGGCAGCGGCTCGACGGTGTTCGCGGTGTGCCGCGACCGCTCCCACGCGCTCGAAGTCGCCGCGGCGTTCCGGAACTCGCGCCCGGCGGATGAGCCCGAATCACGTGTCCTGATCGTTCGCGGCGTCGCGCTCTGA